Proteins from a genomic interval of Actinomycetota bacterium:
- a CDS encoding IclR family transcriptional regulator: protein MADQGSKSDRRSTGSRTLARGLSLLQALGEHSEGATVSTLADATDLDRAVLYRLLETLTDEGFVTRDPETRRYRLGLAMLELGVRAAQGLEVRRLAGPPLRSLMEDTGETACLAVRDRGDMVVVEVVEPPDRFVQVNYRVGFRHELGVAAHGRALLAFLPEGARDPTLAPVRQGGVAFTRNELEQGASGVAAPVFDHTGKAVAGVGIVAPSSRLPKPESAALRVLRTAREISERLGWRPRRQGPGAPGPGPEGSGGPRAT from the coding sequence TTGGCCGACCAGGGCAGCAAGAGCGACCGGCGGTCAACGGGTTCGCGCACTCTGGCGCGCGGCCTGTCGTTGCTCCAGGCGTTGGGCGAACACAGCGAGGGTGCGACCGTGTCGACCCTGGCGGACGCCACCGACCTCGACCGTGCCGTGCTGTACCGGCTGCTGGAGACCCTCACGGACGAGGGCTTCGTCACCCGCGACCCCGAGACCCGGCGCTACCGGCTGGGCTTGGCGATGCTCGAGTTGGGTGTACGCGCCGCTCAGGGGCTGGAGGTGCGCCGGCTCGCTGGGCCGCCGCTGCGTTCCCTGATGGAGGACACCGGTGAGACCGCCTGCCTCGCCGTGCGTGACCGCGGCGACATGGTCGTGGTTGAGGTGGTCGAGCCGCCGGACCGGTTCGTGCAGGTCAACTACCGGGTGGGCTTCCGCCACGAGCTGGGCGTCGCCGCCCACGGGCGTGCGCTGCTGGCGTTCCTCCCGGAGGGCGCCCGCGACCCCACGCTCGCGCCGGTCCGCCAGGGTGGCGTGGCTTTCACCCGCAACGAGCTCGAGCAGGGCGCGTCCGGGGTCGCCGCCCCGGTGTTCGACCACACCGGGAAGGCGGTCGCGGGCGTGGGCATCGTGGCTCCGTCGTCGCGGCTACCCAAACCGGAGTCGGCGGCGCTGCGGGTACTGCGGACCGCGCGGGAGATCAGCGAACGGTTGGGTTGGCGCCCGCGGCGTCAGGGGCCTGGGGCTCCGGGTCCGGGCCCTGAGGGCAGCGGCGGCCCCCGAGCGACGTGA
- a CDS encoding alpha/beta fold hydrolase, whose amino-acid sequence MAATSLPEQLRLSWHRTTLDGRLAFYGEAGDGPPLVFLHGWGVTSRCYAGVLPLLASAGMRVIAPALPGFGESEDLPGQLTWEKLAKWVDDLLDHAGVDEPAFLVGHSFGGGVATMTAWHHPRRARSLVLINSVGGSAWNANRTLAERPLWDWALHLPREWVRKGYRRVLPAVARDIAENLIRHPGNLLRSGRLAVEADILEELADLSERGVPVTILWADGDQVLPEAAFISLCEAAGGRGDVVPGSHSWLLADPEGFGEAITNSLTVHDLLTSTNGG is encoded by the coding sequence GTGGCGGCCACCAGCCTCCCCGAGCAACTGCGTCTGAGCTGGCACCGCACGACCCTCGATGGCCGCCTCGCGTTCTACGGTGAGGCTGGCGACGGCCCTCCGCTGGTGTTCCTGCACGGCTGGGGGGTAACGAGCCGGTGCTACGCCGGCGTCCTTCCACTCCTGGCCAGCGCCGGGATGCGGGTCATCGCCCCGGCCCTACCCGGGTTCGGTGAGAGCGAGGACCTTCCCGGCCAGCTGACCTGGGAGAAGCTGGCTAAGTGGGTCGACGACCTACTGGACCACGCCGGCGTCGACGAGCCGGCGTTCCTGGTCGGGCACTCCTTCGGCGGCGGGGTGGCCACCATGACCGCCTGGCACCATCCTCGCCGCGCACGGTCGTTGGTGCTGATCAACTCCGTCGGAGGCTCAGCGTGGAACGCCAACCGGACGCTGGCGGAGCGGCCGCTGTGGGACTGGGCACTGCACCTGCCTCGCGAGTGGGTCCGCAAGGGCTACCGCCGGGTCCTGCCCGCGGTGGCCCGCGACATCGCTGAGAACCTGATCCGCCACCCCGGCAACCTACTCCGGTCGGGTCGCCTGGCCGTCGAAGCCGACATCCTGGAGGAACTGGCCGACCTCAGCGAACGCGGTGTCCCCGTCACCATCCTGTGGGCGGACGGCGACCAGGTCCTTCCCGAGGCAGCGTTCATCTCGCTCTGTGAGGCTGCGGGCGGCCGTGGCGATGTCGTGCCCGGGAGCCACTCGTGGCTGCTGGCCGATCCCGAAGGCTTCGGCGAGGCCATCACCAACTCGTTGACGGTGCACGACCTGCTCACCAGCACCAACGGCGGCTGA
- the npdG gene encoding NADPH-dependent F420 reductase: MTRPAPKQRLGIVGGTGPQGRGLAVRWALAGYGVLIGSRSREKAEGVAERVRRRAGREVDVRGCPNDEACAAGDVILVTVPYDAQRSTLPDLRHAADGKLVVNVVNPVVFDELGPRGVRVEAGSAAQECQELLPEATVVSAFHEVPARHLWDVGEPVRCDVLICGDDQDAAHRVAHLASDIPGMWGVYCGPLRNSQYVENITPVLLAINRHYAIHAGLRVEGIQRDDTTLHGPADSAPHDGRTAAPGS, encoded by the coding sequence GTGACCCGTCCAGCCCCGAAGCAGCGCCTCGGCATCGTGGGGGGAACGGGACCACAGGGCCGTGGGCTGGCGGTGCGCTGGGCGCTCGCCGGCTACGGCGTGCTGATCGGGTCTCGTTCGCGGGAGAAGGCCGAAGGAGTGGCGGAGCGGGTCCGTCGACGCGCGGGGCGCGAGGTGGACGTGCGCGGATGTCCCAACGACGAGGCATGCGCCGCCGGGGACGTCATCCTGGTGACGGTCCCCTACGACGCGCAGCGCAGCACCCTGCCCGACCTGCGCCACGCGGCCGATGGCAAGCTGGTGGTCAACGTGGTGAACCCGGTGGTGTTCGACGAGCTCGGCCCGCGCGGTGTGCGGGTCGAGGCGGGGTCGGCCGCCCAGGAGTGCCAGGAGCTGCTCCCGGAGGCCACCGTGGTGAGCGCTTTCCACGAGGTCCCCGCGCGTCACCTGTGGGACGTCGGTGAGCCAGTCCGCTGTGACGTGTTGATCTGCGGCGACGACCAGGACGCCGCCCACAGGGTGGCGCACCTGGCGTCGGACATCCCCGGCATGTGGGGGGTGTACTGCGGCCCCCTGCGCAACAGCCAGTACGTCGAGAACATCACCCCGGTGCTCCTGGCGATAAACCGTCACTACGCCATCCACGCGGGGTTGCGGGTCGAGGGCATCCAGCGGGACGACACGACGCTGCACGGGCCTGCCGACAGCGCTCCGCACGACGGTCGAACAGCGGCTCCAGGATCCTGA